One genomic segment of Rubripirellula tenax includes these proteins:
- a CDS encoding WD40 repeat domain-containing serine/threonine protein kinase, with protein MIARFHYDERTLDRLLHDRLSEDEREVSSHVEACEVCQKQIDDLSRKGLSWDDVGDLLSNVDRQPVDVGNRKLEAYATFLQPTEHPESLGRFARFEIMEFLGRGGMGVVMRGYDTSLDRHCAVKILSPELATSASARKRFSREAKSAAAVVHPHVVPIQTVDEYNGLPYLVMPVVEGQSLEARVGDSGPLQVVEVIRIASQVADGLAAAHAQGLVHRDIKPANILLENGIERVQITDFGLARAIDDASMTRSGVIAGTPQYMSPEQAHGDTIDHRSDLFSLGSVMYFMLTGRSPFRAETTMGVLNRIGNDQPRRLQTIDSSVPAWLEGIVMKLLSKSPDDRFESAAEVAELLEDCLAHVQQPTSTPLPDTVAKLVKSFGSDETNSAESLGNFRYPPIGKLVATAAFAFSLIFAGVLIVLELNKGTLTIESDVDDIPIRIMQNGELYLKLTITKTGRSVRIAAGHYVVEVDGELDGVNVVGGKVTLTRGEDEVVKIALVPADIHSHLDNASDEITAHHHHHQTAPKFPDLNVDVNDVTKGGGWELHKTIRGANENRKQVNGVWSVAFSPDAETLASATGEKTVKIWDVSTGKLQTKIQRPVAAANLAFSPDGKLLAIAGGDFDGPQSGEIVIWNLKEERVQHVLDGGDTATFCCAVAFSPDGKLLATGGRDKAVKLWDVQSGKLHRRMSGHSDLVRDVCFASDGKTLASASFDNTIRLWQLSTGEPIATLHGHDDAVRSVAFSPDDRVLVSASEDKTARVWNVASHEQIGVMAAHKAPVYCVAFLPDGQHVVTGSQKGMLVWDVSKIDQIPAHVDRPTREIWSVAVSRQMVAIPEDSKIVLWKRRDLGLDEKKLPDAYSNVPTTRLHRVREPQAAKTPNPVQPNPAYAPGRGYAQPYDPFAGGSSLPIPVNTLAGFVRHFNHRIQAADLDVPPQPPLTVEELRCFAQWKLQTDKQLSVETMGVLTDIGIGGWLPKHWKIEGSESQVKTGDGEIGVYSIELASQYSGTTIVVRQRFFSAPVNFHGPRRPDPIGTATPLQAAITEFNATHNEVDGLRQPPLTLQEVLAAILDWKSRRDEAPVDNKTFANFQEIALTHQLPSGAKIEVLPHFKTETGDSFKIWSVRVVMPQVAKPGSTMAFTIRQQYLSVNSAMASAIHWGKPNDQGLQAGFRLIPGQRAYQVGTPIETEFLYRSTTGKSISATVPNVFSYQNMIARDAGGKELDVVELRKEMVVGGAINTQIGETPIRKRGNPLDLGYITPDPKFDSISPNRTYLTVKDVQKVFLSYVVSDLNGGGLRTGEVAVDIAETLDEPNFPSIGDRKERTPDKFNVERDEDAAKMKSSPNAASYADAPTNTSSAIKPVAIAVDTPYCLVWESASKVSLHHEFANTLNLDGKTRTAVDSLLTEIWTEYIDDERDRTKYSLAADGHLVAEIGDLANDRSGLANEFLSKLGKIVPDTQRDRIWSAVKTRTDRGFDEIWKSDSEAYPALLGWSKDNSPIRIEIHRTAGGYHWYVRPGSHGVTGNGKTLPPELQHYVQFGNEATSQ; from the coding sequence ATGATTGCTAGATTTCACTATGACGAACGAACGCTCGATCGTTTGTTGCACGACCGACTGAGCGAAGATGAACGCGAGGTCAGCTCGCACGTCGAGGCCTGTGAAGTCTGCCAGAAGCAGATCGACGACCTGTCGCGTAAAGGTTTGTCGTGGGATGACGTGGGCGACTTGCTGAGTAACGTGGACCGGCAGCCTGTTGACGTTGGGAATCGCAAGCTGGAAGCTTACGCCACGTTTCTGCAACCCACCGAACATCCAGAATCGCTCGGTCGTTTCGCACGCTTCGAGATCATGGAGTTTCTAGGTCGTGGCGGAATGGGCGTTGTGATGCGGGGCTACGACACTTCGCTGGACCGACATTGTGCGGTGAAGATTCTGTCGCCCGAACTGGCAACCAGTGCGTCGGCTCGCAAGCGTTTCTCGCGTGAAGCAAAAAGTGCCGCAGCCGTGGTCCATCCGCATGTCGTCCCGATTCAAACCGTCGATGAATATAACGGATTGCCTTATCTGGTGATGCCGGTCGTGGAAGGTCAGAGCCTGGAAGCTCGTGTCGGTGATTCAGGTCCATTGCAAGTTGTCGAAGTCATCCGCATCGCAAGTCAGGTCGCCGATGGGCTTGCCGCCGCGCACGCTCAAGGTCTTGTCCATCGCGACATCAAGCCAGCGAACATCCTGTTGGAAAACGGTATCGAGAGAGTCCAGATCACGGACTTCGGCCTAGCCCGAGCGATCGACGACGCCAGCATGACTCGCAGCGGTGTGATCGCAGGGACGCCGCAGTACATGTCGCCCGAACAGGCTCACGGCGACACGATCGACCATCGCAGCGATTTGTTTTCGTTAGGCAGTGTGATGTACTTCATGCTCACCGGCCGCAGCCCCTTCCGTGCCGAAACGACCATGGGCGTACTGAATCGCATCGGCAACGATCAGCCCCGACGTTTGCAAACGATTGATTCCAGTGTGCCAGCATGGCTGGAAGGCATTGTGATGAAGCTGCTTTCCAAATCACCCGACGACCGATTCGAATCAGCCGCTGAAGTCGCTGAACTACTCGAAGACTGTTTGGCTCATGTACAGCAACCAACCTCCACGCCCCTGCCAGACACCGTAGCGAAACTCGTCAAGAGTTTCGGTTCCGACGAAACGAACTCCGCCGAAAGTCTTGGCAACTTTCGCTACCCACCGATCGGCAAACTCGTCGCGACCGCAGCCTTCGCATTCTCACTGATCTTTGCAGGCGTACTGATCGTGCTGGAACTGAACAAGGGCACGCTGACGATTGAGTCGGATGTAGATGACATCCCCATTCGGATCATGCAGAACGGAGAGCTTTACTTAAAACTGACCATCACGAAGACCGGTAGATCTGTTCGTATCGCCGCAGGTCACTATGTGGTGGAAGTTGATGGCGAGTTGGATGGGGTGAACGTCGTGGGTGGCAAGGTCACGCTGACGCGAGGTGAAGACGAAGTCGTGAAGATTGCGTTAGTGCCAGCCGACATCCATTCCCATTTGGACAACGCAAGCGATGAAATAACCGCACATCATCATCACCATCAGACGGCTCCCAAATTCCCGGACCTGAACGTCGATGTCAATGACGTGACGAAAGGCGGCGGTTGGGAATTGCACAAGACGATTCGTGGAGCAAATGAAAATCGCAAGCAAGTCAATGGAGTCTGGTCGGTGGCATTCTCTCCCGATGCAGAAACCCTCGCCTCAGCAACTGGCGAGAAGACCGTCAAGATTTGGGATGTTTCGACCGGAAAACTTCAAACGAAGATCCAGCGCCCAGTTGCGGCCGCGAACCTCGCATTCTCTCCTGACGGGAAACTGCTCGCGATCGCGGGCGGAGACTTTGATGGCCCGCAGTCTGGCGAGATCGTCATTTGGAACTTGAAGGAAGAAAGAGTTCAACATGTGCTGGATGGTGGTGACACGGCAACTTTCTGTTGTGCCGTCGCATTCTCGCCAGATGGCAAGCTGCTGGCGACGGGCGGTCGGGACAAAGCGGTCAAGCTTTGGGATGTTCAAAGCGGAAAGTTGCATCGCCGAATGTCAGGCCACTCCGATCTTGTCCGCGATGTCTGTTTCGCGTCGGATGGCAAAACTCTGGCCTCGGCCAGTTTTGACAACACGATTCGTTTGTGGCAGCTATCGACAGGCGAGCCGATTGCGACATTGCATGGACACGATGACGCAGTTCGCAGCGTCGCGTTCTCTCCAGACGATCGCGTGCTGGTGTCGGCAAGCGAAGATAAAACCGCTCGTGTGTGGAATGTCGCATCGCACGAGCAGATTGGTGTGATGGCCGCTCACAAGGCTCCCGTCTACTGCGTGGCATTTCTGCCGGATGGACAACATGTCGTTACCGGTAGCCAAAAGGGCATGCTGGTTTGGGATGTTTCCAAGATCGATCAGATCCCGGCTCACGTCGACCGACCAACTCGAGAGATCTGGTCGGTCGCGGTATCCCGCCAAATGGTAGCCATCCCAGAAGACTCAAAGATTGTGCTTTGGAAACGGCGTGATCTCGGTTTAGACGAAAAAAAGTTGCCGGACGCTTATAGCAATGTTCCAACGACTCGTCTTCATCGAGTCCGTGAACCGCAGGCCGCGAAGACGCCCAACCCAGTGCAGCCGAATCCTGCTTATGCACCGGGTCGTGGATACGCACAACCATATGACCCGTTCGCTGGCGGAAGCAGCTTACCGATTCCAGTGAATACGTTGGCGGGATTTGTGCGTCATTTCAATCATAGGATTCAAGCCGCTGATCTTGACGTGCCTCCACAGCCTCCACTCACGGTCGAAGAATTACGCTGCTTCGCTCAGTGGAAGCTGCAAACCGACAAGCAGCTCTCCGTCGAAACAATGGGTGTGCTGACCGATATCGGTATCGGTGGATGGCTACCAAAGCACTGGAAAATCGAAGGAAGTGAGTCTCAGGTCAAGACGGGTGATGGCGAGATTGGCGTCTACTCCATCGAACTTGCGAGTCAATACTCCGGCACGACGATTGTTGTCCGTCAACGTTTCTTTTCCGCGCCAGTCAACTTCCACGGACCTCGGCGTCCGGATCCGATTGGAACCGCGACGCCGCTGCAGGCCGCAATCACCGAGTTCAACGCAACTCATAACGAAGTTGACGGGCTGCGTCAGCCGCCGCTCACTCTGCAAGAAGTTCTGGCAGCGATCCTTGACTGGAAGTCTCGACGCGATGAAGCCCCAGTCGACAACAAGACGTTCGCCAACTTTCAAGAGATTGCACTGACACATCAATTGCCCTCTGGTGCAAAGATTGAGGTGCTTCCTCATTTCAAAACGGAAACGGGAGACTCCTTCAAAATCTGGTCGGTGCGGGTCGTCATGCCGCAAGTCGCAAAGCCTGGATCGACAATGGCCTTCACGATTCGCCAGCAGTACCTTTCAGTCAACTCCGCCATGGCGTCAGCGATCCACTGGGGCAAACCCAACGACCAGGGACTGCAAGCAGGATTCCGTCTGATTCCCGGGCAACGGGCATATCAGGTAGGAACGCCAATTGAGACGGAGTTCCTCTACCGCAGCACTACGGGCAAGTCGATTTCTGCCACCGTGCCGAACGTCTTTTCCTATCAAAACATGATCGCTCGTGATGCCGGCGGCAAAGAACTGGACGTGGTCGAGCTCCGAAAAGAGATGGTCGTTGGCGGTGCGATCAACACGCAAATCGGAGAGACTCCAATCCGTAAGCGTGGCAACCCACTGGATCTCGGCTATATCACTCCCGATCCAAAATTCGATAGTATCAGCCCAAATAGAACCTACCTGACCGTGAAAGACGTCCAAAAGGTCTTCCTGTCCTACGTCGTCAGTGATCTAAACGGCGGCGGGTTGCGCACCGGAGAGGTTGCAGTCGACATTGCTGAAACCTTAGACGAACCCAATTTCCCATCGATAGGCGATCGTAAAGAACGGACGCCGGACAAATTCAATGTCGAACGGGATGAAGATGCGGCCAAGATGAAGTCTTCTCCCAACGCAGCCAGCTATGCAGATGCGCCAACCAATACATCTTCGGCAATCAAGCCTGTCGCGATAGCGGTAGACACGCCTTACTGTCTGGTTTGGGAATCAGCCAGTAAGGTTAGTCTGCATCATGAATTCGCCAACACGCTGAACCTGGACGGCAAGACTCGAACTGCCGTCGACTCTTTGTTGACTGAGATTTGGACCGAGTACATTGACGATGAGCGCGATCGCACGAAGTACTCGCTGGCAGCAGACGGGCACTTGGTTGCCGAGATCGGCGATCTTGCCAACGACCGCAGCGGGCTGGCGAACGAATTTTTGTCAAAGCTGGGCAAGATCGTGCCGGATACCCAACGTGATCGCATCTGGTCTGCCGTGAAAACTCGCACCGACCGAGGCTTCGATGAAATCTGGAAAAGCGATTCGGAAGCCTATCCGGCACTGCTCGGCTGGTCCAAAGACAACTCGCCCATTCGCATCGAAATCCATCGGACTGCTGGCGGCTACCACTGGTACGTTCGGCCCGGCAGCCATGGAGTAACCGGAAACGGAAAAACGCTTCCACCGGAACTACAACACTATGTGCAATTCGGCAACGAGGCGACGTCGCAATAA
- a CDS encoding BlaI/MecI/CopY family transcriptional regulator gives MARPNSEYPTELELQILKVLWDAEPMTVREVRESLAAGGRELAHTTVITMLGTMVDKEQVEKLEPTQGKAFRFSPLIGRDHVSRGMLGDLVDRVFDGSAEAVMLSLFDVAELDAEELAGLRKLLNKKMREAKS, from the coding sequence ATGGCGAGACCGAATTCGGAGTATCCAACAGAGTTGGAGCTTCAAATACTGAAAGTGTTGTGGGACGCGGAGCCGATGACGGTTCGCGAGGTGCGTGAATCGCTGGCGGCAGGCGGGCGTGAGCTAGCCCATACCACCGTGATCACGATGCTGGGTACGATGGTGGATAAGGAGCAAGTCGAAAAGCTGGAGCCGACACAGGGCAAGGCGTTTCGGTTCTCGCCGTTGATCGGGCGAGACCATGTTTCTCGCGGGATGCTGGGGGATCTTGTGGATCGCGTCTTTGATGGTTCGGCCGAAGCGGTGATGCTGAGTCTGTTTGATGTGGCGGAACTAGACGCAGAAGAACTGGCAGGCCTGCGCAAGTTGCTGAACAAGAAGATGCGGGAGGCCAAGTCATGA